From Pelosinus fermentans DSM 17108, the proteins below share one genomic window:
- a CDS encoding bifunctional transcriptional activator/DNA repair enzyme AdaA, with product MTALTKDEKWNAVVHCDHSYDGIFFYGVKTTGIFCRPSCKSKEPIRNNVEFFDEIKEAYAYGLRPCKRCRPDLTAFRPMLDVIEKAKHIFDTHFADGGRLTAQIKELGISQNHFIHLFRQQFQMTPVEYINRLRVENAKQMLVNTELTIVNIALLCGFGSLSTFYEFFKKQVGLPPKKYRKQCSTDKG from the coding sequence ATGACAGCACTAACTAAAGATGAAAAGTGGAATGCTGTTGTTCATTGTGACCATTCCTATGACGGCATATTCTTCTATGGCGTGAAAACAACAGGTATCTTTTGCCGCCCATCGTGTAAATCGAAAGAACCAATACGAAATAACGTTGAATTCTTTGATGAAATCAAAGAAGCCTATGCTTATGGATTGCGGCCTTGCAAAAGATGCCGGCCGGATTTGACTGCGTTTCGACCTATGCTGGATGTAATTGAAAAAGCCAAACATATTTTTGATACTCATTTTGCTGACGGCGGCAGGCTTACTGCCCAAATTAAAGAGTTGGGAATCAGTCAAAATCATTTTATCCATTTGTTTCGCCAGCAATTTCAGATGACACCTGTAGAATACATTAACCGGCTGCGGGTGGAAAATGCAAAGCAGATGCTTGTCAATACAGAGTTAACGATAGTAAACATTGCATTGCTATGCGGATTTGGAAGCCTTTCGACTTTTTATGAATTTTTTAAAAAGCAAGTCGGATTACCTCCTAAGAAATATCGAAAACAATGCAGTACTGATAAAGGGTAA
- a CDS encoding DNA alkylation repair protein: MEKTIRERICSLADDEYRQFQSKLVPGVDNILGVRLPNLRKLAKELAKGDWRKDIALMQDKYYEEVMLQGLIIGYAKTDIEEILHYVAAFVPKINNWAICDWCCGSFKITENHLARVWGFLQPYLLSQKEYELRFGIVMLLTFYIEDEYIDRVLLLLDTVKHKGYYVKMAAAWALSICFVKYPEKTMAYLTKNTLDDFTYNKTLQKITESFRVNKETKIIIRNMKRS; this comes from the coding sequence ATGGAGAAGACGATAAGAGAGCGTATTTGCAGTCTGGCAGATGACGAATATCGGCAGTTTCAAAGCAAATTGGTACCAGGTGTGGACAACATTTTGGGAGTACGCCTTCCAAACTTGCGAAAACTTGCCAAAGAACTTGCCAAGGGAGATTGGCGCAAGGATATAGCCCTAATGCAGGACAAGTATTATGAGGAAGTTATGCTGCAAGGCTTGATCATCGGCTATGCAAAGACGGATATCGAGGAAATCTTACACTATGTTGCAGCTTTTGTGCCAAAAATCAACAACTGGGCAATATGTGACTGGTGCTGCGGCAGCTTTAAAATCACCGAAAACCATCTGGCAAGGGTTTGGGGGTTCCTGCAACCCTACCTGCTGTCGCAAAAAGAATATGAACTACGGTTCGGCATCGTGATGCTGCTGACTTTTTACATAGAAGATGAGTACATCGATCGGGTTTTGCTGCTTTTAGATACTGTAAAGCATAAGGGATATTACGTTAAAATGGCAGCAGCTTGGGCCCTTTCCATCTGCTTTGTCAAATATCCCGAAAAGACGATGGCCTACTTAACGAAAAACACGCTGGATGACTTTACCTACAACAAAACACTGCAAAAAATCACCGAATCCTTCCGTGTGAACAAAGAGACAAAGATCATCATACGCAATATGAAACGCAGCTAA